In one Terriglobia bacterium genomic region, the following are encoded:
- a CDS encoding ABC transporter permease, producing MAERKHRDRERQGFGGLPWYDKGKRNGLDWIWLDHLSQDLRYAFRVLRRSPALTAAAIAALALGVGANTAIFSVVYTVLYRPLPYPEPGRLTMIWETRSDLDPASFADPKSAVKLLNHWMPSNRTFAMWRERNQCFEHIAGFSSWTATFSGSGEPERIAGTAVTPDFFSLLGAHALTGRTFSAGEDGAGHDNVIVLGQGLWQRRYGADPDVLGRKVLVDGTPHTVIGIMPASFETVLPMMNRRPDFYLPSWHLTILNPGFTVSPVLGQLKPGVSLAQAQAEMSALSAALERELPRLFKGHGVRLETLASETSANARPAMLVLLGTVACVLLLCCANVANLLLARATARQREIAVRAVLGAGRWRVARQMLTESIVLGITGGLAGILLARWGVQFLVAVIPEGTVPRIEEIRVDAAMLVFAIALSLITGLLFGLVPAFEAAHWLARGGLTGALTEGSGRQTATRRSHRLRSALVVAEIAITVVLLTGAGLLIRSFVRLRSVDLGFRPENVIAGVMTVNGNRDLAPQRQAEFIDRVLQRVRALPSVRAAAFASQAPLASDLTFSVGGIQIEGHPRVDGGTALVLITPDYFRAIGTRLVQGREFTAADTAAGAAVVNRAFVKRYLPDVRDDGSELIGRRLSWDHLNLPIVGIVADVRSGGPESEGEPEVFVTHTSMPSKALVLVVRTAKDPMQIATMLRAAVREANPEQPLSRIITLEKAIAESVAQPRFHMLVLAAFAGLALVLAAVGIGGVVAYSVARRTHEIGVRIALGASRGSVYRLILGQALGLALTGVAIGLLAAGAATRVLTNFLFEIRALDPETFAAVAVVLVAIAVAASWLPARRATRIDPQSALRCD from the coding sequence ATGGCCGAGCGAAAGCATCGTGACCGTGAGCGCCAGGGGTTCGGCGGCTTGCCCTGGTATGACAAAGGGAAACGCAATGGCTTGGATTGGATTTGGCTCGACCATCTCAGCCAGGACCTGCGATATGCCTTCCGTGTTCTAAGGCGCTCCCCCGCACTGACTGCGGCCGCCATTGCAGCCCTCGCCCTCGGAGTCGGTGCAAACACGGCCATCTTCAGCGTAGTGTACACGGTGCTGTACCGGCCACTGCCGTATCCCGAGCCTGGGCGCCTCACAATGATCTGGGAGACACGCAGCGATCTCGACCCAGCATCCTTTGCCGACCCCAAATCGGCCGTGAAGCTGTTAAACCACTGGATGCCGAGCAATCGGACGTTTGCAATGTGGCGGGAACGAAACCAATGTTTTGAGCACATCGCAGGGTTCAGTTCTTGGACGGCGACTTTTTCCGGCTCCGGGGAACCCGAGCGGATTGCCGGCACCGCAGTCACACCGGATTTCTTCAGCCTTTTGGGCGCACATGCATTGACGGGGAGGACCTTTTCCGCGGGTGAAGACGGTGCGGGACACGATAATGTCATCGTGCTCGGGCAGGGGCTGTGGCAACGCCGCTATGGTGCCGACCCGGACGTGCTCGGCCGCAAGGTCCTCGTGGACGGCACTCCGCACACGGTGATCGGCATCATGCCTGCGAGTTTCGAAACGGTGCTGCCGATGATGAACAGACGGCCCGATTTCTACCTGCCCTCGTGGCATTTGACGATCTTGAACCCCGGATTCACGGTCAGCCCCGTGCTGGGACAGCTCAAACCGGGAGTGTCGCTGGCGCAGGCACAGGCGGAGATGAGCGCGCTGTCTGCGGCGCTCGAGCGGGAATTGCCGCGTCTCTTCAAGGGACACGGCGTCAGGCTGGAAACGCTCGCGAGCGAAACGTCGGCAAACGCAAGGCCTGCGATGCTTGTGCTGCTGGGTACGGTTGCCTGTGTGTTGCTCCTGTGCTGCGCCAACGTGGCGAACCTGCTGCTTGCACGAGCCACCGCCCGGCAGCGCGAGATCGCCGTGCGCGCCGTGCTCGGCGCAGGGCGCTGGCGCGTGGCGCGTCAGATGCTTACGGAAAGCATCGTGCTCGGAATAACTGGAGGGCTCGCCGGAATCCTGCTGGCGCGCTGGGGAGTTCAATTCCTCGTGGCCGTGATCCCGGAAGGGACCGTGCCGCGTATCGAAGAAATCCGCGTCGATGCGGCCATGCTCGTTTTTGCGATTGCCCTGTCGCTGATAACCGGCTTGCTGTTTGGACTCGTGCCGGCTTTCGAAGCGGCCCACTGGCTGGCGCGCGGCGGGCTCACAGGAGCTTTGACGGAAGGGAGCGGCCGCCAGACCGCGACCCGGCGGTCGCACCGTTTGCGAAGCGCACTGGTCGTGGCTGAAATCGCCATAACCGTGGTGCTCCTCACCGGCGCCGGTCTGCTCATCCGCAGCTTTGTCCGCCTCCGCAGCGTAGACCTCGGCTTTCGCCCAGAAAACGTGATCGCGGGAGTGATGACCGTAAACGGGAACCGGGATCTTGCGCCACAGCGCCAGGCCGAGTTCATCGATCGTGTGCTGCAACGCGTGCGCGCCCTTCCCTCCGTCCGGGCGGCGGCGTTCGCGAGCCAGGCCCCGCTGGCGAGCGATCTCACATTCAGCGTCGGGGGGATCCAGATCGAGGGGCATCCACGCGTGGACGGGGGCACGGCGCTGGTCCTCATCACCCCCGACTACTTCCGCGCAATCGGCACGAGGCTCGTCCAGGGGCGGGAATTCACCGCCGCGGACACGGCCGCGGGCGCGGCGGTCGTCAACAGGGCTTTCGTAAAGCGCTACCTTCCCGATGTGCGCGACGATGGGTCCGAACTGATCGGTCGCCGACTCAGTTGGGACCATCTCAACCTGCCCATTGTGGGAATTGTCGCCGATGTCCGCTCTGGCGGACCGGAGTCGGAGGGAGAGCCCGAAGTTTTTGTGACCCACACCTCGATGCCGAGTAAAGCCCTCGTGCTCGTAGTGCGCACGGCTAAAGACCCGATGCAGATCGCGACGATGCTCCGGGCCGCGGTCCGCGAAGCGAATCCCGAGCAACCCCTGAGCCGCATTATCACATTAGAAAAGGCCATTGCAGAATCGGTTGCACAGCCGCGCTTCCACATGCTGGTGCTGGCCGCGTTCGCCGGACTCGCGCTTGTTCTGGCCGCCGTCGGCATCGGCGGAGTCGTGGCGTATTCGGTGGCGCGACGCACCCACGAGATCGGTGTGCGCATCGCACTCGGCGCCAGCCGAGGCTCAGTGTACCGGCTGATATTAGGCCAGGCGCTCGGCTTGGCACTCACAGGCGTGGCCATCGGGTTGCTGGCCGCAGGTGCGGCCACGCGCGTGCTGACCAACTTCTTGTTCGAGATCAGGGCGCTTGATCCGGAAACCTTCGCTGCCGTTGCGGTGGTCCTGGTCGCAATCGCTGTGGCGGCGAGCTGGCTGCCCGCCCGGCGCGCCACGCGCATCGACCCGCAGTCGGCGCTGCGCTGCGACTGA
- a CDS encoding alpha/beta hydrolase has protein sequence MAGISDSTVRTIVLVHGGFVDGSGWEEVYKILKKDGYNVSIVQNPTISLADDAAVTKRVLATHSGPVILVGHSYGGAPATIQMSRGLLISPGLLWITASRYRCLSRIPRLALPYRRYCHRRKATFS, from the coding sequence ATGGCTGGAATATCTGATTCGACTGTAAGGACAATAGTCCTCGTCCACGGCGGTTTCGTGGACGGCTCCGGTTGGGAGGAGGTCTATAAGATTCTCAAGAAAGATGGCTACAACGTCAGCATAGTGCAGAATCCAACGATATCGCTCGCGGATGATGCTGCCGTAACCAAGCGCGTTTTAGCGACGCATAGCGGTCCCGTGATTCTCGTCGGCCACTCCTACGGTGGAGCTCCGGCAACGATCCAAATGTCGCGGGGCTTGCTTATATCACCGGGTTTGCTTTGGATAACGGCGAGTCGGTATCGTTGCTTATCAAGAATCCCCCGCCTGGCGCTCCCGTACCGCCGATATTGCCACCGCAGGAAGGCTACCTTTTCCTAG